TTCGTGTCCGCGACGAGGAACGCGTACCCCCGCGCCCCGACGTCGCAGGGCACGGTGTCCAGCCGGTCGTCACGGAAGTCGATGGCGAGGGCGTGGCCCTCCCGACCGTAGAGGGAACTCCGCTGGTCCAGGCCCCCGGTCGACGCGCCGACGACCTCGTTCTCCGCCCGGATGCACGCCTCGACGAGCCGCGCGGTCTCCTCCGGCCCCGGCCGGTGCCCGACGGCCAGCCAGTACGCCGCGAGCGCGACCGAGCACTCGATCGCCGCCGAGCTGGACAGCCCGGACCCCACCGGCACATCGGACACGACGGCGATGTCCAGCCCCGGACAGGCCGGCACCACCCCGTCACGCACCGCCGCCCACACGGGGCCGGCCACGTACCCGCCCCACGAGGACGGCCGACCGGGACCGACGTCGGCGAGCGGCGTCGAGAACCGGGACACCGACCCGTCGGGGCGTCCGGTGACGACCCGCAGCAGCCCGTCGTCCCGGGGGGCGACGGCCGCCGCCGTGCAGTGCGGCAACGCGAAGGGCACGGACACCCCACCGGCGTAGTCGACGTGGTCGCCGATGAGGTTGACCCGCCCCGGGGCGGCCCACACCCCGGCCGGCTCCGCACCGTAACTGTCGTGGAAGAGCTCACCCGCCGCGGCCGCCAGGTCCTCCCGGCTCCGCGCGGTCACCCACATCACCAGACCTCCCGCAGCCGGTCGGCGATCCGTTCGGGCGTCGTGTCGTTGATCCAGAAGCCCATCGCGGACTCGGAGCCGGCGAGGAACTTCATCCGGTGCGGCGACCGCATGAGGGAGAACAGCTGGAGGTGCAGCCGGACCTCGTCCCGCTCCGGACCGTCGGCGGGGGCCTGGTTCCACGCGGCGATGTACGGGGTCCGGTCGACACCGTCGAAGAACCGGTCCACCGCGGGGTACAGGCGGGAGAGGATGCGCGCGAGCTCCTCCCGCTCCTCCACCGTGAGCCCGGCGAGGTCGCGGACCGCCCGGTGCGGGAGGACCATCACCTCGAGGGGCCACTTCGCCGCCGCCGGGACCACGACCGTGAAGGCCTCACCGGCGTGGACGACACGCGTCCCGGCCCGCCGCTCGGCGGCGAGGACGTCCTCGAAGAGGTCCCCGCCGTGCTCGGCGCGGTACCGCCGCGAGCTCTCGACGATCCGGCGGATCCGCGGGGGGACCACCGGGTAGGAGTAGATCTGCCCGTGGGGGTGCTGGAGGGTCACGCCGATCTCCTCGCCCCGGTTCTCGAACGGGAACACGTGCCGGACCTCCGGCAGGGCGGACAGTGCCGCCGTCCGGTGCGCCCAGGCCTCGATGACCGTGCGGATGCGGGACAGCGGAAGGTCGGCGAAGGACCGGGAGGCGTCCGGGGTGAAGCAGATGACCTCGCACCGGGACCGCGCGGGACGCCGGGGGAAGATGTCCTCCCCGTCGACCGGGTCGGAGTCCCCCTCGGTGGCCTCCATGTGGAGGCTGAACGACGGGAAGCGGTTCTCGAAGACGACGACGTCGTAGTCCGGCGAGGGGATCTCGCTCGGGGCCTGGCCCTCCCGGGTCGGGGCCAGCGGGTTCTCGTTCGCCGGCGGCATGAAGGTGCGGTTCATGCGGTGGCTGGCGTACGCGACCCACTCCCCGGTCAGCGGGTCCCGCCGCATCTCGGAGCGGGTGTCCGCGCGGGGCAGGTCACGGGGGTCGGTGAGGACGCGCTCCACCGTGCCGTCGAGGACGGCCGGGTCGTCGTCGAAGTAGATGAGCTCGCGGCCGTCGGCCAGGGTCATCGGGGTGACCCGGACCCGGTGGTCACCGCTGTGCAGCTCGGTCGTGCCGGTCACCGGTGGTCACCGCCCTCCCGGGGAGTCTCCGCGGCGGCGACCGCCGCGTCGTCGACGACGATCGGCCGGAGGCGGGTCCACAGCACGAAGCCGGCGGCGACGACGATCATCGCCACACCGGTCCAGAGGTTGTCGGCACTGGACTTCGCCACGCCCGTCTCCGGGTTCACACCGGGGTCGAGCACGGCGCTGCACACGACGAGCACGACGCCGTAGATCGCGAGCAGCGTGGCGATGACGTTACGGATGTCGAACGCCCCCGCGCGGTGGCGGCGGCCGCCGGTCGTCGGGGCGTCCGCCGTGGAACTGGTCTGAAGTGGATGGGACACGGTGGTCACCGGCTCCTTGTCTCGGTCCCGGGGTCCCGGTGCCGCGGCCCCCTCGGGGGCTCACGGTGCCGGACCCGGGTGTCGGGTCTGTTCCGACGCGGTCCCACGCCAGGCGGAACCGGTGCGCGCGGAAGGTCAGGCGAAGATGATGTTGAGGATGATGACGATGACGAGGCAGAGCACGCCCAAGGGTACCGTCCGGCGGTACCAGGGGCTGTTCTCCTCCTCGACGTCGACGAGCTGTTCACGCGGGGTGACGGACCGGACGAACCCGACGAGCTCGGAGTCCGGCTTCGGGGTCGTGAACGCCGTCACGACCACCGACACGACGATGTCCGTGACGAAGGCGATGGACGCCGCGAGGAACGCCACGCCCTGGCCCGGGAGGCTGATGACGGGGTCCCCGCCGAGGGAGAGCGCCCAGAACACGACGGCGGACAGGGTGCCGGCGACGAGACCGCTCCAGCCCGCGGCCGGGGTCATCCGCTTCCAGAACATGCCGAGGATGAAGGTCGCGAACAGCGGGGCGTTGAAGAACCCGAACAGGGTCTGGAGGTAGTCCATGACATTGCCGAAGTTCCGCGCGATGAGCGCGGTCCCGACGGCGATGACGGCCGCCCCGACCGTCGCCCAGCGGCCGAAGCGCAGGTAGTAGGCGTCGTCCCTGTCCTTGACCACGTAGGTCTGCCAGAGGTCGTAACTGACGACCGTGTTGAAGGCGGAGATGTTCGCCGCCATGCCCGCCATGAACGCCGCGAGCAGACCCGCGATCGCGACGCCGAGCAGGCCGTTCGGCAGCAGGTCGCGCATGAGGTAGAGGATCGCCTCGTTCGGCTCGGCCGCGCCCGAGGCGATCGGGGTGACGATCGCCGCGGCGACCATGCCGGGGACGATGACGAGGAACGGGATGAACATCTTCGGGAACGCGCCGATGATCGGCGTCTTCCGCGCCGCGCCGAGCGAGTCGGAGGCCATCGCCCGCTGGACCTCGACGAAGTTCGTCGTCCAGTAGCCGAACGAGAGCACGAAGCCCAGGCCGAAGATGATGCCCACCGACGACAGCACCGGGTTGGAGAACCCGGACAGGTCCTGGCCCGGCCACGTGTGGAAGTGGGTGCTGCTGTTGATCGACTCCTTGAGCCCGTTCCAGCCCCCGACCTTGTTCAGCCCGATGACGGTCAGCGGCAGGAGCGCGGCGACGATGACGAAGAACTGCAGGACCTCGTTGTAGATCGCCGCCGACAGGCCGCCGAGGGTGATGTACGACAGCACGATGACGGCCGCGACGATGAGCGTCACCCACAGCGGCCAGCCGAGCAGCGAGTTCACGACCTTCGCGAGGAGCAGCAGGTTCACGCCGGCGATGAGCAGCTGGGCGAGGCCGAAGGAGATCGAGTTCACCAGGTGCGCGGCCGGTCCGAACCGGCGGAGCATGAACTCCGGCACCGACCGGACCTTCGACCCGTAGTAGAAGGGCATCATGACGATGCCGAGGAAGACCATCGCCGGCACGGCACCGATCCAGAAGTAGTGCATCGTCTGCATGCCGTACTGCACGCCGTTGGCGGACATGCCGATGATCTCGACGGCGCCGAGGTTCGCGGAGATGAACGCCAGACCGGTGACCCAGGCGGGCAGGCCGCGTCCGGAGAGGAAGAAGTCGATCGAGCTCGACACCTTCGCCTTCGCCGCCCAGCCGATGCCCAGCACGAACACGAAGTAGAGGGCGACCAGCGCGTAGTCGACCCAGCTCGCGTCCAACCGGAGAACCGAGTTCGCAGTCTCCATGGTGTGTGTCCTATTCTCGTCGGTCCCGGCCGGGTGCGCCGGGAGTCGTCAGGGGGTGGGGCCCCGGTCGGGGCCGGGGTCGCGGTCGTGCCG
The sequence above is drawn from the Corynebacterium bovis DSM 20582 = CIP 54.80 genome and encodes:
- the galK gene encoding galactokinase, which gives rise to MVMWVTARSREDLAAAAGELFHDSYGAEPAGVWAAPGRVNLIGDHVDYAGGVSVPFALPHCTAAAVAPRDDGLLRVVTGRPDGSVSRFSTPLADVGPGRPSSWGGYVAGPVWAAVRDGVVPACPGLDIAVVSDVPVGSGLSSSAAIECSVALAAYWLAVGHRPGPEETARLVEACIRAENEVVGASTGGLDQRSSLYGREGHALAIDFRDDRLDTVPCDVGARGYAFLVADTNAPHALNDGQYASRRGVIDAVTAFAGVPTLRDLGEPGAAAGDGRDMDRAEAVTRAWAAGAGAAELIDGTDAERADTAWLRVRHVLEETDRTIAAADALADGDLDTFGRLMVASHGSLRDLYAVSTPELDCAQEAAMAAGALGARMTGGGFGGSIIALVRDDAVEQTAEAVAEAARRAGHPEPTFLRVTPSAGADRV
- the galT gene encoding galactose-1-phosphate uridylyltransferase, which translates into the protein MTLADGRELIYFDDDPAVLDGTVERVLTDPRDLPRADTRSEMRRDPLTGEWVAYASHRMNRTFMPPANENPLAPTREGQAPSEIPSPDYDVVVFENRFPSFSLHMEATEGDSDPVDGEDIFPRRPARSRCEVICFTPDASRSFADLPLSRIRTVIEAWAHRTAALSALPEVRHVFPFENRGEEIGVTLQHPHGQIYSYPVVPPRIRRIVESSRRYRAEHGGDLFEDVLAAERRAGTRVVHAGEAFTVVVPAAAKWPLEVMVLPHRAVRDLAGLTVEEREELARILSRLYPAVDRFFDGVDRTPYIAAWNQAPADGPERDEVRLHLQLFSLMRSPHRMKFLAGSESAMGFWINDTTPERIADRLREVW
- a CDS encoding sodium:solute symporter family protein; its protein translation is METANSVLRLDASWVDYALVALYFVFVLGIGWAAKAKVSSSIDFFLSGRGLPAWVTGLAFISANLGAVEIIGMSANGVQYGMQTMHYFWIGAVPAMVFLGIVMMPFYYGSKVRSVPEFMLRRFGPAAHLVNSISFGLAQLLIAGVNLLLLAKVVNSLLGWPLWVTLIVAAVIVLSYITLGGLSAAIYNEVLQFFVIVAALLPLTVIGLNKVGGWNGLKESINSSTHFHTWPGQDLSGFSNPVLSSVGIIFGLGFVLSFGYWTTNFVEVQRAMASDSLGAARKTPIIGAFPKMFIPFLVIVPGMVAAAIVTPIASGAAEPNEAILYLMRDLLPNGLLGVAIAGLLAAFMAGMAANISAFNTVVSYDLWQTYVVKDRDDAYYLRFGRWATVGAAVIAVGTALIARNFGNVMDYLQTLFGFFNAPLFATFILGMFWKRMTPAAGWSGLVAGTLSAVVFWALSLGGDPVISLPGQGVAFLAASIAFVTDIVVSVVVTAFTTPKPDSELVGFVRSVTPREQLVDVEEENSPWYRRTVPLGVLCLVIVIILNIIFA